The proteins below come from a single Natranaerofaba carboxydovora genomic window:
- a CDS encoding bile acid:sodium symporter family protein, whose protein sequence is MKTLERISKVAGDYFAVWVIIVAVLAFWAPASFQGIPERIPLLLGIIMFGMGMTLKTEDFKRVLSQPKSIIVGVIAQYTIMSLVAFALATIMNLPPELAVGMVLVGTCPGGTASNVMAYLAKGNVPVSVSMTSISTILAPLLTPIITLALAGQWLPVAAGDMFIEIVQIVILPIVLGIIVRSLFSKIVEKAIKVLPLISVLAIVAIVGGVVSVNTEELVTSGVLIFLAVILHNIIGLFIGYSIGKFFDIDEASRRAISIEVGMQNSGLASSLAMAHFSPLAALPGAIFSVWHNISGPLLATYWARKSDRE, encoded by the coding sequence ATGAAAACATTAGAGCGAATCAGTAAAGTTGCAGGAGATTATTTTGCAGTGTGGGTTATTATTGTTGCTGTATTAGCTTTTTGGGCGCCAGCCTCATTCCAGGGCATACCTGAGAGAATACCTCTTTTACTTGGAATTATTATGTTTGGTATGGGAATGACCTTAAAAACTGAAGATTTTAAAAGAGTTCTATCACAACCTAAGTCAATCATTGTTGGAGTTATAGCTCAGTATACTATAATGAGTCTAGTTGCTTTTGCTTTAGCTACTATAATGAACCTGCCACCAGAACTTGCCGTTGGGATGGTCCTTGTTGGTACCTGTCCCGGAGGAACAGCGTCTAATGTAATGGCTTATCTTGCAAAAGGAAATGTTCCAGTTTCTGTATCTATGACTTCTATATCAACCATTCTTGCACCATTACTTACACCAATCATTACATTGGCTCTTGCAGGTCAGTGGCTTCCTGTAGCTGCTGGTGATATGTTTATTGAGATAGTTCAAATAGTAATATTACCTATTGTGCTTGGTATTATTGTTAGAAGTTTATTCAGCAAAATTGTTGAAAAAGCTATTAAAGTCTTACCATTAATAAGTGTTCTTGCTATCGTCGCTATAGTAGGTGGTGTTGTTTCTGTAAATACAGAAGAGCTAGTTACAAGTGGCGTCTTAATTTTTCTTGCAGTTATTTTGCATAATATTATTGGGTTATTTATTGGATATAGCATTGGTAAATTCTTTGATATAGATGAAGCATCAAGAAGAGCAATATCTATCGAAGTAGGTATGCAAAACTCTGGTCTTGCATCATCTCTTGCCATGGCTCATTTTAGCCCATTGGCTGCTTTACCAGGTGCAATTTTTAGTGTTTGGCATAATATTTCTGGTCCACTTCTTGCTACTTATTGGGCAAGAAAATCGGATAGAGAATAA
- a CDS encoding tryptophanase, with protein sequence MDDNVKFFYGENVPLEMHKVRIVQRLNLLPIEKRFDAINEAGYNTFLLKNRDVYLDMLTDSGVNAMSDNQQAAMMQADDSYAGSETFTRLENKIQELFGKKYFLPMHQGRACENILSQNYVFQDSVIPMNYHFTTTKAHITINGGIVEELFLDEALVAKSENPFKGNMDIKKLRDLIEEKGADKIPFVRMEAGANLIGGQPFSLQNLEEVRKVCDDFGLKLVLDASLLQDNLYFIKNREEKCKNMSIKEITKAISDLSDIIYFSARKLGCARGGGMCMNDEEAYMQMREYVPLYEGFLTYGGMSVREMEAIVVGLDETMDEGIIEQGPKFIKYMTEELEKKGVPVVTPPGGLGCHLNAIEFVDHIPQSKYPAGALASALYLVSGVRGMERGTLSEERDKDGNDTLAHMELLRLALPRRVFTLSQIKYAVDRIAWLYENRKLIGGLKFVDEPRVLRFFFGRLKPITDWPDELYQKFKEDFGDSL encoded by the coding sequence ATGGACGACAATGTCAAATTCTTTTACGGGGAAAATGTACCTCTTGAAATGCACAAAGTTAGAATAGTACAAAGACTAAATTTGCTTCCAATTGAAAAGCGTTTTGATGCAATCAATGAAGCTGGCTACAATACTTTCTTGTTAAAAAATCGCGATGTCTACTTAGACATGCTAACTGATAGTGGAGTCAATGCCATGAGTGATAATCAGCAGGCAGCAATGATGCAGGCTGATGATAGTTATGCAGGGTCTGAAACATTTACAAGATTAGAAAACAAAATACAAGAACTCTTTGGTAAAAAATATTTTTTGCCAATGCACCAGGGTAGAGCATGTGAAAATATATTATCTCAAAATTACGTTTTTCAGGATTCAGTTATACCTATGAATTACCATTTCACTACCACTAAAGCACATATTACTATTAACGGTGGCATTGTAGAGGAACTATTTTTAGATGAAGCTTTAGTTGCAAAAAGTGAAAACCCATTTAAAGGCAATATGGATATTAAAAAATTACGTGATTTGATAGAAGAAAAGGGTGCTGATAAAATTCCATTTGTAAGGATGGAGGCTGGCGCTAATCTTATAGGTGGGCAGCCTTTTTCACTTCAAAACTTAGAAGAAGTACGAAAAGTTTGTGATGATTTTGGCTTAAAACTTGTACTAGATGCTAGTTTGTTACAGGATAACTTATATTTCATAAAAAATAGAGAAGAAAAGTGTAAAAACATGAGTATAAAAGAGATAACTAAGGCTATTTCTGACCTTTCGGATATAATTTATTTTTCAGCTCGTAAGCTTGGCTGTGCCCGTGGCGGTGGCATGTGCATGAATGATGAAGAAGCTTATATGCAGATGCGTGAATACGTTCCTCTCTATGAAGGGTTTCTTACTTATGGTGGTATGTCAGTTCGCGAAATGGAAGCAATTGTTGTTGGACTTGATGAAACTATGGATGAAGGGATTATAGAACAAGGACCAAAATTCATAAAATATATGACTGAAGAGCTAGAGAAAAAAGGAGTTCCTGTTGTAACACCACCGGGAGGCTTAGGTTGTCACTTGAATGCTATTGAATTTGTTGATCATATCCCCCAAAGCAAGTATCCTGCTGGCGCACTTGCTTCTGCCCTTTATCTTGTAAGCGGAGTTCGTGGGATGGAGCGTGGTACATTATCTGAAGAAAGAGATAAAGATGGAAATGATACTCTCGCTCATATGGAGCTTCTCCGTTTAGCTTTGCCTAGAAGGGTCTTTACACTGTCTCAAATCAAGTATGCAGTTGATCGTATTGCCTGGCTTTATGAAAATCGTAAGTTAATTGGCGGGCTAAAATTTGTTGATGAGCCAAGGGTATTAAGGTTTTTCTTTGGAAGGTTAAAGCCAATTACTGATTGGCCAGATGAACTTTATCAAAAGTTTAAAGAAGATTTTGGAGATAGTTTGTAA
- a CDS encoding AIR synthase-related protein, with the protein MKKIEKALMHGLFVHLHHNIDKAIDFGKFKTLNDKVNENWPNALVVGPDADDDAAVVDVSEKGGLIAAKMESHCSPCVPRPYDGSATGAGGAMRDVVAMGARPLFLLDFIGTRPLEDEVIIGPCGFQGKCTCGNCKVTTSQERLDIMLQGIRDMCDNMDVFVAGGGFSTSFSDIVPAVVVSVIGKLVTEKPLTKPAKSTGDKLIIIGKTGNDGNDTLYRAGLVEEMLPAQALFEEERETMEASLAAFKTGKINACSDLGAAGVGAAVCESARFGGLGAKVDLTKVPVKVDNISPEEVLICETQARMLVQVSPNDVDEVLEAIKSQDSNVATAVIGEMTDDEKVVFEYNGEEVATIPNNPSEETIEKLKE; encoded by the coding sequence TTGAAAAAAATTGAAAAAGCTCTTATGCATGGTTTGTTTGTTCATTTGCACCACAATATTGATAAAGCAATTGATTTTGGTAAGTTCAAAACGCTAAATGATAAGGTGAACGAAAATTGGCCAAACGCCCTTGTAGTAGGACCCGATGCCGATGATGACGCCGCAGTGGTTGATGTTTCTGAAAAAGGGGGCCTGATTGCAGCTAAAATGGAGAGCCACTGTTCGCCTTGTGTCCCAAGACCGTATGATGGTTCTGCAACAGGTGCTGGTGGTGCTATGAGAGATGTTGTAGCAATGGGTGCTAGACCTTTATTTTTATTAGACTTCATTGGTACAAGACCCTTAGAAGATGAGGTTATTATTGGACCCTGCGGTTTTCAGGGAAAATGCACATGTGGTAATTGCAAAGTGACCACAAGCCAGGAAAGACTTGATATAATGCTACAGGGTATTAGGGATATGTGTGATAATATGGATGTTTTTGTTGCCGGTGGAGGGTTTTCTACATCGTTTAGTGATATAGTACCTGCAGTTGTAGTGTCCGTAATTGGAAAGTTGGTTACAGAAAAACCACTAACTAAGCCTGCCAAATCAACAGGAGACAAACTTATTATAATTGGTAAAACCGGAAACGATGGAAACGATACATTATATAGAGCTGGACTTGTAGAAGAAATGTTACCTGCCCAGGCACTTTTTGAGGAAGAAAGAGAAACCATGGAAGCTAGTTTAGCAGCTTTTAAAACAGGAAAGATAAATGCTTGTTCTGATCTTGGGGCTGCAGGTGTAGGTGCTGCAGTATGTGAATCTGCCCGTTTTGGAGGCCTTGGAGCAAAGGTAGATTTAACAAAAGTGCCGGTCAAGGTAGATAATATATCTCCTGAGGAAGTTCTGATTTGTGAAACTCAAGCTAGAATGTTAGTCCAGGTTTCACCAAACGATGTAGATGAAGTTTTAGAAGCTATTAAGTCCCAAGACAGTAATGTTGCTACAGCTGTAATTGGTGAAATGACAGATGATGAAAAGGTTGTATTTGAATACAACGGCGAAGAAGTTGCAACAATTCCAAACAATCCATCTGAGGAAACTATTGAAAAGCTAAAAGAGTAG